The proteins below come from a single Serinus canaria isolate serCan28SL12 chromosome 6, serCan2020, whole genome shotgun sequence genomic window:
- the ITPRIP gene encoding inositol 1,4,5-trisphosphate receptor-interacting protein, protein MPVGLFRVCLLVITAIVNHPLFFPKENGTVPENTEEIIQKMKEREESLRLEQLRLEQEIADQEATQKALEKAAVVAEESKEEKVRWDMWTALSMVIFLLIELWRQDFQEGNWQDIGGEEDDMAVLGKAFKGVTLPNKAVLASFYEKRILGTTGDMARMREMVEGFADDLLEALRSVCNRDADMEVEDCMGVGSMYENWRVRKPFVCDLIVPFAPPEPYCFHCQTWCSGDSFPPDEQGYGTIKVCRADEDVTGCICDKTKLGEDMLCLLHSQVSSTRPSSEMEDLLCFKNTQYLDADQVMKWFQIAVTKAWNRISHKYEFDLSFSLLDSPGALKIKFKSGKSIAFNLTPVVQYENSDVYFISHFPRNSLATDVPSSTHWFLTFAVYERRFIQLVSKTLPANACHVSCLQILSFLHGKQCSLTGPSGLTNYHLKTVLLHLLQARPSQDWAPEKLEARLQDMLKFLEKCLQEKKLYHFFIGNGKVPAELGFPIIFQRAEPLNLFRPFVLRRDIYRKMVDAFHEMLRNMSALINEYTVHSPLAHTNGIRKEPL, encoded by the coding sequence ATGCCCGTGGGACTCTTCCGGGTGTGCCTACTGGTGATCACAGCTATTGTCAACCACCCGCTCTTCTTCCCTAAGGAGAATGGCACCGTCCCCGAGAACACAGAGGAAATCATCCAGAAGATGAAGGAGCGGGAGGAGAGCCTGCGGCTGGAGCAGTTGCGCTTGGAACAGGAAATCGCAGACCAGGAAGCCACACAGAAGGCTCTGGAAAAGGCTGCAGTGGTAGCggaagaaagcaaagaggaaaaggtCCGATGGGATATGTGGACTGCCCTCTCCATGGTCATCTTCCTGCTGATCGAGCTCTGGAGGCAGGATTTCCAGGAAGGGAATTGGCAGGACATAGGAGGAGAAGAGGATgacatggcagtgctggggaaagcGTTTAAAGGAGTGACCTTGCCCAACAAGGCTGTCCTGGCCAGCTTCTATGAGAAGCGTATCCTGGGTACCACTGGAGACATGGCCAGGATGCGGGAGATGGTGGAGGGCTTTGCAGATGACCTGCTGGAGGCCTTGAGGAGCGTCTGTAACCGTGATGCTGACATGGAAGTGGAAGATTGCATGGGTGTAGGGAGCATGTATGAGAACTGGAGAGTGCGTAAACCCTTCGTCTGTGATCTGATAGTGCCTTTTGCTCCCCCGGAGCCTTACTGCTTTCATTGCCAGACCTGGTGCTCTGGTGACTCTTTCCCCCCAGATGAACAAGGTTATGGCACTATCAAGGTGTGCAGGGCAGATGAGGATGTGACGGGTTGCATCTGTGACAAGACTAAACTAGGGGAAGATATGCTGTGCCTTCTCCATAGCCAGGTCAGTAGTACCAGGCCCAGCAGTGAGATGGAAGACCTCCTGTGCTTCAAAAATACTCAATATCTGGATGCCGACCAAGTCATGAAGTGGTTCCAGATTGCTGTCACCAAAGCGTGGAACAGAATCTCCCACAAATATGAATTTGACCTTTCCTTCAGCCTCCTGGACTCACCAGGAGCCCTGAAGATAAAATTTAAATCGGGGAAATCGATTGCCTTCAACCTCACCCCTGTGGTGCAGTATGAGAACTCTGACGTTTACTTCATCTCCCACTTCCCTCGGAACAGCCTGGCCACAGATGTCCCCTCCAGCACCCACTGGTTCCTCACCTTCGCAGTGTACGAGAGGAGGTTCATCCAGCTGGTCTCCAAAACACTGCCTGCTAATGCCTGCCATGTCAGCTGCCTTCAGatcctctccttcctccatGGGAAGCAGTGCAGCCTCACAGGTCCCAGCGGGCTCACCAACTACCACCTGAagacagtgctgctgcatctccTGCAGGCGCGTCCCAGCCAGGACTGGGCCCCAGAAAAGCTGGAGGCCCGTCTACAGGACATGCTGAAATTCCTAGAGAAATGTTTGCAAGAAAAGAAGCTTTATCACTTCTTTATTGGCAATGGGAAGGtaccagcagagctgggtttcCCCATCATATTTCAGAGGGCTGAGCCTCTCAACCTTTTCCGTCCCTTTGTGCTACGCAGGGACATTTACAGGAAGATGGTGGACGCGTTCCACGAGATGCTCAGGAACATGTCTGCACTGATAAATGAGTACACGGTGCACAGTCCCCTTGCACACACCAATGGGATCCGTAAGGAGCCCCTTTAA